A stretch of the Planktothricoides raciborskii GIHE-MW2 genome encodes the following:
- a CDS encoding transcriptional regulator, with protein MTIQPLSAPPEEMNGLSVNSRPGHSVGSPLGIIRNPSGLATVIAGDEDGLKLSITVTNQGPISALIDIYIDEKSQPVRQWCVSPHEYLALNPGQSSEVVLKIKVPDNAIPDTYDYLLVVDAQQHYPENTPIYHRAKLQVMPFVEEARTATDATFTLQPATSSLQPAMLQRGEQLELKVTVHNRSDRVDRFRLTCPDLDSKWFRVIYPEGLPLAGIITSTQGLELNPGDKGDILLFLSPPMTAWAGMYAPTVRLYSENNPDLVLLDVVYLEIAEFHLITVDFITLVSKVKNQAGLFELRFQNSGNTIREIDIFAKDADEDNICTYTVAPSKVRLSPGGSAIAGIQVKPTKGRRPFYGRMLNFVVDLEDTQKLPLLTNHFQGTLMWEPRPWWQFLLLVFLLTGSLAALIYFIFWLITKPPIKPEIIEFSPEPIKYKEINNDAIRLNWRIGNPQKIEYIKITGMSPDGLVLSGPFVYDLSQKTLPKELQDFCVPEPQLTCQNVWTDARKSGDYIFEMTVMPKKGRKAVEPVTLRTTSVRIEAIPVPQAVQVESTQPIYQQGGNQGRSLLAVPASIPGTGQSIGQSSGQSSGQSTDQSIGDSASAPLRDRILLNWRLNNPNQIKQLRLMGLNQEGVIQTQKTYDFTQGMSPELERYCQKNLDSTVLTCENVPTDAKEPGLYMFELQVIPSIGDGSPSAVIKTNAIQIKGIPQPKIVEFAPSQLVYEEVKLKAANLAANQTPAANTVTPKVNSILLNWQVEQVSQVQEIGLIGRSPDGRVNSPLQRYDFTQGIPVALKDYCRLSGPQLVCKNVPTGANQPDDYIFDLIVLPKNAQTQEGITTKKTEIIKIIPEPVPINILAFNINGQAAAPKYIFETQPKTKPIVLTLFWQVSGGQDMKVEILPAPGSVSPQGSVTYPVTPDPGQETITLKVTNAQGQELTRTVAIQTLAPPPPPPPPAPPVAATPGGAGAAAGVPGAAGVPGAAGVPGAAGVPGVPGTLEVPGVPGAAGTPGAAGEEEKEPPTPDNTPLAPAEINPQFN; from the coding sequence ATGACCATTCAGCCCTTGAGCGCCCCTCCGGAGGAGATGAATGGCTTGAGCGTAAACAGCCGTCCCGGTCATTCTGTGGGCAGTCCCCTAGGAATTATCCGAAATCCGTCTGGACTCGCAACGGTCATCGCTGGAGACGAAGACGGTCTAAAACTCAGCATCACTGTCACCAATCAAGGTCCGATTAGTGCCTTGATTGATATTTATATTGATGAAAAATCTCAGCCCGTCCGACAATGGTGTGTCTCTCCTCACGAATATCTCGCCCTCAACCCGGGACAGTCCAGTGAGGTGGTCTTAAAAATTAAAGTCCCGGACAACGCCATTCCCGATACCTACGATTATCTGCTGGTGGTCGATGCCCAACAGCATTATCCAGAAAATACCCCCATCTATCACCGGGCTAAACTGCAAGTTATGCCGTTTGTGGAGGAAGCTCGCACCGCCACCGATGCTACCTTCACCCTTCAACCTGCCACCAGTTCTCTGCAACCGGCTATGTTGCAACGGGGAGAACAACTGGAGTTAAAAGTTACGGTTCACAACCGATCCGACCGTGTGGATCGCTTTCGTCTCACTTGCCCGGATTTAGACTCCAAATGGTTTCGGGTGATCTATCCTGAAGGTTTGCCCCTAGCGGGCATTATTACCAGCACCCAAGGACTCGAACTCAACCCCGGAGACAAGGGAGATATTTTATTATTTTTAAGTCCACCCATGACCGCTTGGGCGGGAATGTACGCTCCAACAGTTCGGCTTTATTCAGAAAATAATCCCGATCTCGTATTACTAGATGTCGTTTATCTGGAAATCGCCGAATTTCACCTGATTACGGTAGATTTTATTACCTTGGTGAGTAAGGTAAAAAATCAAGCCGGGTTGTTTGAACTGCGCTTTCAAAATTCCGGCAATACCATTAGAGAAATTGATATTTTTGCCAAAGATGCCGATGAAGATAACATCTGCACTTATACCGTTGCGCCGTCAAAAGTGCGCTTGTCTCCCGGTGGTTCCGCGATCGCTGGAATTCAGGTAAAACCCACCAAAGGACGCCGCCCTTTTTATGGGCGAATGCTCAACTTTGTGGTTGACCTGGAAGATACCCAAAAGTTGCCCTTGCTGACGAATCATTTCCAAGGGACTTTGATGTGGGAACCCCGTCCTTGGTGGCAATTTTTACTCTTAGTTTTCCTGTTAACGGGCAGTTTAGCCGCCCTGATTTACTTCATTTTTTGGTTAATCACTAAACCACCAATTAAACCAGAGATTATTGAATTTTCTCCTGAACCGATTAAATATAAAGAAATTAATAATGATGCAATTCGCTTGAATTGGCGCATCGGCAATCCGCAAAAAATTGAATATATAAAAATTACGGGAATGTCCCCAGATGGCTTGGTATTAAGTGGGCCGTTTGTGTATGATTTGAGCCAGAAAACTCTGCCAAAAGAACTCCAAGATTTTTGTGTCCCAGAACCTCAACTCACTTGTCAAAATGTTTGGACTGATGCCCGCAAATCCGGGGACTATATTTTTGAAATGACGGTGATGCCAAAAAAAGGCAGAAAAGCCGTAGAACCCGTTACCCTGAGAACAACTTCGGTGCGGATTGAAGCAATTCCTGTTCCCCAAGCTGTTCAAGTTGAATCTACCCAACCTATTTATCAACAAGGAGGAAATCAAGGCAGGTCTTTATTAGCAGTTCCGGCCAGTATTCCCGGCACCGGGCAAAGTATCGGCCAAAGTTCTGGACAAAGTTCTGGACAAAGTACAGACCAAAGTATAGGCGATAGCGCATCCGCGCCGCTTCGCGATCGCATCTTACTCAATTGGCGCTTAAATAATCCCAATCAAATTAAACAATTGCGCTTAATGGGATTAAACCAAGAAGGCGTCATTCAAACTCAAAAAACTTATGACTTTACTCAGGGAATGTCCCCTGAATTAGAGCGCTATTGCCAGAAAAATCTGGATAGCACGGTTTTGACTTGTGAAAATGTACCCACGGACGCGAAGGAACCCGGACTTTATATGTTTGAACTCCAAGTGATTCCCAGCATTGGGGATGGCTCACCGTCGGCAGTGATTAAAACTAATGCGATTCAAATTAAGGGTATTCCTCAGCCGAAGATTGTCGAATTTGCTCCCAGTCAACTGGTGTATGAAGAGGTGAAGTTGAAAGCGGCAAATTTGGCCGCGAATCAAACTCCCGCAGCCAATACGGTCACTCCTAAAGTTAATAGTATTCTGCTAAATTGGCAGGTGGAACAGGTCAGTCAAGTTCAAGAGATAGGACTGATAGGGCGATCGCCGGATGGTCGGGTGAATAGTCCCTTACAACGTTATGATTTTACCCAAGGAATTCCGGTAGCTTTAAAAGACTATTGCCGCCTCAGTGGGCCGCAACTTGTGTGCAAAAATGTCCCCACGGGAGCCAATCAACCGGATGATTATATTTTTGACTTAATTGTCTTACCCAAAAACGCTCAAACCCAAGAAGGCATTACCACCAAAAAAACCGAAATTATTAAAATTATACCGGAACCCGTGCCAATTAATATTCTGGCATTTAATATTAATGGACAAGCCGCCGCACCGAAATATATTTTTGAAACTCAACCGAAAACAAAACCCATTGTCCTGACCTTATTCTGGCAAGTCAGTGGGGGTCAAGATATGAAAGTAGAGATTTTGCCCGCCCCGGGCAGTGTCTCGCCCCAGGGTTCTGTCACCTATCCCGTCACCCCAGACCCAGGGCAAGAAACCATTACCCTGAAAGTCACCAATGCTCAAGGTCAAGAACTAACCCGCACCGTGGCCATTCAAACCTTAGCACCGCCGCCACCACCGCCACCGCCTGCGCCCCCTGTAGCTGCCACTCCGGGCGGTGCAGGAGCCGCTGCGGGTGTTCCTGGGGCAGCGGGTGTTCCTGGGGCAGCGGGTGTTCCTGGGGCAGCGGGTGTTCCTGGCGTTCCCGGTACGCTGGAAGTTCCTGGAGTTCCTGGGGCGGCGGGTACTCCAGGGGCGGCTGGTGAGGAAGAAAAAGAACCGCCAACCCCGGATAATACGCCTTTAGCACCCGCAGAAATTAATCCTCAATTTAATTAG
- a CDS encoding pentapeptide repeat-containing protein yields the protein MKTILCQKKIERDRLINILQKIGASLTFLLVFYIFYYLFYFSETALAARKSDLQKLRETRVCTECSLRNADLAGVDLKGANLERSEMIRANLRETDLGGANLKLVDLRLANLQAAKLEAADLSGAHLAEAQLSAATLFRATLVQAIMEETILRETNLIGANLSQANMTKAQLETAQLETANLTQANLQEANLQQAVLKQANLTQANLANANLEMANLQGSDLRGTNLLGASLWRVNFQDTIINNDTMIESLWLNYWRISNQDLTSKDLSKVEIPGVNLQGKNLSGINLSNANLLGAYLFMSNLQNANLSEINLQDASLHYANLSNVNLMAANLLSADLRRANLLAANLSKANLNSALMVAADLRNSTVEEADLSGANLDSARLAGANLARANLSGANLENADLSGANLSGANLAGANLKNAKLCGAIAPDFSPITCDKD from the coding sequence ATGAAGACGATATTATGTCAGAAGAAAATAGAGCGCGATCGCCTCATAAATATACTCCAAAAAATAGGGGCGAGTCTCACTTTTTTGCTCGTATTTTACATATTTTATTACCTATTTTATTTTTCGGAAACCGCTCTGGCTGCCCGAAAATCTGACCTACAAAAACTCCGCGAAACGCGAGTTTGTACGGAATGTAGTTTAAGAAATGCTGACCTAGCAGGCGTGGATCTCAAAGGCGCTAATTTAGAGCGATCGGAAATGATTCGCGCTAACCTGAGAGAAACAGATTTAGGGGGCGCTAATCTGAAATTGGTTGATTTAAGATTAGCAAATTTACAGGCGGCAAAACTGGAAGCCGCTGATTTAAGTGGGGCGCATTTAGCCGAAGCCCAACTATCAGCAGCTACCTTATTTCGGGCGACTTTAGTTCAGGCAATTATGGAGGAAACAATTCTCAGAGAAACCAATTTAATTGGCGCCAATTTATCCCAAGCCAATATGACCAAAGCGCAGTTAGAAACGGCGCAGTTAGAAACAGCAAATCTGACCCAGGCAAATTTACAAGAAGCTAATTTACAACAGGCGGTATTAAAACAGGCCAATTTGACTCAGGCTAACTTAGCCAATGCTAACTTAGAAATGGCTAATTTGCAAGGGTCAGATTTAAGGGGTACTAATTTGCTGGGGGCAAGTCTTTGGCGGGTTAATTTTCAAGATACTATTATTAATAATGATACCATGATTGAGTCTTTATGGCTGAATTATTGGAGGATTTCTAATCAAGATTTAACCAGCAAAGACTTGAGTAAAGTCGAAATCCCTGGAGTGAATTTACAAGGTAAGAATTTATCGGGAATTAACCTGAGTAATGCCAATTTGCTGGGGGCTTATTTGTTTATGAGTAATTTACAAAATGCCAACCTCAGTGAGATTAATCTCCAGGATGCTAGTTTGCATTATGCTAATTTAAGCAATGTCAATTTAATGGCAGCAAATTTATTAAGTGCTGATTTACGTCGGGCGAATTTGTTAGCAGCAAACCTAAGTAAAGCTAATTTGAATTCGGCGTTGATGGTAGCGGCTGATTTGCGTAATTCTACGGTAGAAGAAGCGGATTTAAGTGGGGCGAATTTAGACTCAGCCCGGTTAGCTGGGGCAAATTTAGCTAGGGCAAATTTGTCTGGGGCTAATTTAGAAAATGCTGATTTGAGTGGGGCGAATTTGTCTGGGGCTAATTTAGCGGGGGCTAATCTAAAAAATGCTAAGTTATGTGGGGCGATCGCTCCTGATTTTAGCCCTATAACTTGTGATAAGGACTAG
- a CDS encoding tetratricopeptide repeat protein: MNNQQGLQTQLPTKSIFSIFRNPLLFFLVSSSLLGGILVFAKNLRAEDSVEKTFDELALVCGTWSDPEKRAEAIAACNQAINQNPHDPLVWTDRADALFAEKQYTEALLSYRRVLGMEPTNSPIMAKECATLSQLKKYTEAIAVCEKALNIDQNWQDTSPAIAWYNRGVAFRQLGNIEQALYSNDWALQLKPDFSLAWAERCTVLADLGSYSDALNACEQAIKTDRENDPNTLATIWGTQGLLFKQLKYYDEALKSYNQALVLNPKNAENWTEYGNILGILGRHGEASTAYQWAQKITPQSSLVLTNQCANLNRLGNYEEALKACDLALQEGDGNWGEYGPAMAWSQRGNALTGLGRYEEALTSANRALAINPNYPDAWSNRSATLWHLGRFPEALASTERAIALKSDSSLAWFNQARILTTLGQYEEAISAYELAIQGDANIGDRPSLAEIWVNQSAVFLRLSRYGEAVSATQQAIALDGTFSQAFYNQGLGFMGQGLYEDAVKAYEEAIKIDPQNADFWAGKGLAFQYLEAYPEAIAAFQKALELNPNHAQAKQNLEFVQYQLKKQAEKKA, translated from the coding sequence ATGAATAATCAACAAGGGTTACAAACCCAATTACCAACCAAAAGTATATTCAGCATATTCAGAAATCCATTATTATTTTTCTTGGTCAGTTCTTCCCTGTTGGGCGGCATCTTGGTTTTTGCTAAGAATTTGCGGGCTGAAGATTCAGTCGAGAAAACTTTCGATGAGTTAGCATTAGTTTGTGGCACTTGGTCAGACCCAGAAAAACGGGCAGAGGCGATCGCTGCTTGTAATCAGGCAATTAATCAAAATCCTCACGATCCACTGGTATGGACCGATCGCGCTGATGCTTTATTTGCGGAAAAACAATATACCGAAGCCCTGTTATCTTATCGTCGAGTTTTGGGAATGGAACCCACTAATTCCCCAATCATGGCTAAAGAATGTGCGACTTTATCTCAGTTAAAAAAATATACTGAGGCGATCGCGGTTTGCGAGAAAGCTTTAAATATCGATCAGAATTGGCAAGACACCAGTCCGGCGATCGCTTGGTATAATCGTGGGGTAGCTTTTCGGCAATTAGGTAATATTGAACAAGCCCTCTATTCTAATGATTGGGCATTGCAACTAAAACCAGATTTTTCTCTTGCTTGGGCAGAACGTTGCACGGTTCTCGCGGATTTGGGCAGCTATTCTGATGCTTTAAATGCTTGCGAACAAGCGATTAAAACTGACCGAGAAAACGATCCTAATACTTTAGCAACTATCTGGGGAACCCAGGGGTTATTGTTTAAACAGTTGAAATATTACGATGAAGCCCTTAAGTCTTATAATCAAGCTTTAGTATTGAATCCGAAAAATGCGGAAAATTGGACGGAGTACGGCAATATTCTCGGTATTTTGGGTCGCCACGGGGAAGCGAGTACCGCTTATCAATGGGCACAGAAAATTACTCCCCAATCTTCTTTAGTTTTGACTAATCAATGTGCCAATTTGAACCGATTAGGCAATTATGAAGAAGCCTTGAAAGCTTGTGATCTGGCCCTCCAAGAAGGGGATGGAAATTGGGGTGAATATGGGCCGGCAATGGCTTGGAGTCAGCGGGGTAATGCCTTGACTGGATTGGGTCGTTATGAGGAGGCTTTGACCTCCGCAAATCGGGCATTGGCAATTAATCCTAATTACCCGGATGCTTGGAGTAATCGCAGTGCAACTCTGTGGCATTTAGGCCGATTTCCTGAAGCATTGGCTTCTACAGAACGGGCGATCGCTCTTAAGTCGGATTCGTCTTTGGCTTGGTTTAATCAAGCGAGAATTTTAACTACTTTGGGACAGTATGAAGAGGCAATTTCCGCTTATGAATTGGCTATTCAAGGAGATGCGAATATTGGCGATCGCCCTAGTTTAGCGGAAATTTGGGTGAATCAAAGTGCGGTGTTTTTACGCTTATCCCGCTATGGGGAAGCAGTGAGTGCAACCCAACAGGCGATCGCTCTTGATGGGACATTTTCCCAAGCTTTTTATAACCAAGGTTTAGGGTTCATGGGGCAAGGGCTTTATGAAGATGCGGTTAAAGCTTATGAAGAGGCGATTAAAATCGATCCGCAAAATGCCGATTTTTGGGCTGGCAAAGGGCTGGCTTTTCAATATTTAGAAGCATATCCAGAGGCGATCGCGGCTTTTCAGAAAGCCCTGGAACTCAACCCTAATCATGCCCAAGCGAAGCAAAACCTAGAATTTGTGCAATATCAGCTAAAGAAACAAGCGGAGAAAAAAGCATAA
- a CDS encoding AAA family ATPase, translating into MKIQQVQLKNFKKFKDLTLDFTDPETGLAQNLIVLIGMNGSGKTSVLQAIAATLGTATGRLKKPSDLVWPGFVPELVSINWRRLHPEVNLKVEFSKSELKAVSEFQQQLQEVGQELIPPAQEYLVSLRWQYDRVLANSAAELFQFKGREYAKQLSRISGFQVFELTGTVFWYTEQRTSTSLSTEEPEIKLEITEDTLRDRLSKWQVFHNFVETGKIQKLRPGQKDLYAEMERAYQAIFAQRSFDGTIPREDPNDILSEPWFYLYDGDNSYEISEMSGGERAIFPILIDFVNWNIHNSVILIDELELHLHPPLQQALLSVLPSLGKNNQFIITTHSDAVAQLVPEESIIRLDM; encoded by the coding sequence ATGAAAATTCAACAAGTTCAGTTAAAGAATTTCAAAAAGTTTAAAGATTTAACCTTAGACTTTACCGATCCAGAAACCGGGTTAGCCCAAAATTTAATTGTTCTCATTGGTATGAATGGGTCAGGAAAAACCAGTGTTTTACAGGCGATCGCCGCGACTTTGGGGACGGCAACGGGACGGTTAAAGAAACCTTCAGATTTAGTATGGCCAGGATTTGTCCCTGAATTAGTCAGCATTAATTGGAGACGTTTGCATCCAGAAGTAAATCTCAAGGTAGAGTTTTCAAAGTCAGAACTCAAAGCAGTGAGTGAGTTTCAACAGCAACTCCAGGAAGTGGGGCAAGAGTTAATTCCACCCGCCCAAGAATATCTAGTTTCTTTGCGATGGCAATATGACCGAGTTCTCGCTAATAGTGCGGCGGAATTATTTCAATTTAAAGGACGGGAATATGCTAAACAATTAAGTCGGATTTCTGGCTTCCAAGTCTTTGAACTCACGGGTACAGTTTTTTGGTACACCGAGCAAAGAACTTCCACCAGTTTAAGCACTGAAGAGCCAGAAATAAAATTAGAAATTACCGAGGATACCTTGCGCGATCGCCTTTCTAAGTGGCAAGTTTTTCATAATTTTGTTGAAACCGGAAAAATTCAAAAGCTGCGACCGGGACAAAAAGATTTATATGCGGAAATGGAACGAGCGTATCAAGCAATTTTTGCTCAACGCTCTTTTGATGGGACGATTCCCAGAGAAGACCCCAATGACATCCTCAGCGAACCGTGGTTTTATCTCTATGATGGTGACAATTCCTATGAAATTTCGGAAATGTCTGGGGGGGAACGGGCGATTTTTCCGATTCTCATAGATTTCGTTAATTGGAATATTCATAATTCGGTTATTTTAATTGATGAATTGGAATTACACTTGCATCCTCCGCTACAGCAGGCACTCCTGAGTGTTCTGCCAAGTTTAGGCAAAAACAATCAATTTATCATTACGACTCATTCTGATGCGGTTGCCCAATTAGTCCCAGAGGAAAGTATTATTCGCTTAGATATGTAA
- a CDS encoding N-acetyltransferase, which translates to MPVSNLLIPGYELRAGSTLERALLLKFLQRTYKEAYPKQDFSHLAMTVDQYLSPETPIWWVEVAAEDAGQDLSSIRDFSPFSPVLPVGCLWVGNVIDQVKGDRHSHIFMVYVAPKHRRQGIGAALVQQAETWARQRGDRQITLQVFLDNEPALNLYQKMGYQPYSLLMQKPLS; encoded by the coding sequence ATGCCCGTGTCTAATTTGCTGATTCCAGGCTACGAGTTGCGTGCCGGTTCGACTTTAGAACGGGCATTGTTATTAAAGTTTTTACAGCGCACTTATAAAGAAGCTTACCCCAAGCAAGATTTTTCCCATTTGGCGATGACGGTGGATCAGTATTTGTCCCCAGAAACGCCGATTTGGTGGGTAGAAGTTGCCGCTGAAGATGCCGGTCAAGACTTATCTTCTATCCGAGATTTTTCTCCTTTTTCTCCAGTTTTGCCCGTGGGTTGTTTGTGGGTGGGGAATGTGATCGACCAGGTGAAGGGCGATCGCCATAGTCATATTTTTATGGTGTATGTTGCCCCAAAACATCGTCGTCAAGGTATCGGGGCGGCGTTAGTTCAGCAGGCAGAAACTTGGGCAAGACAAAGAGGCGATCGACAGATTACTTTACAAGTGTTTCTCGATAATGAACCGGCGCTAAATTTGTATCAAAAAATGGGTTATCAGCCTTATTCTTTGTTGATGCAGAAACCTTTGAGTTAA
- the argF gene encoding ornithine carbamoyltransferase: MQALKGRDFLSLLDLSPAELAELLELAANMKSGKVTARCEKILGLLFSKASTRTRVSFSAAMYQLGGQVMDLNPMVTQVSRGEPLQDTARVLDRYLDVLAIRTFAQADLETYAKYAEIPVINALTDWAHPCQALADLMTIKECFGQFSGVTVSYFGDGNNVAHSLMLGCAMMGMNVRVATPPDYQPNVEVVGKAKTFAGDRSEVLVTTDAIAAAKGAHVLYTDVWASMGQEAEADSRIPVFQPYQINSELLKYADPEAIVLHCLPAHRGEEITDAVIEGDQSRVWDQAENRMHAQKALLASVLGATFEG; the protein is encoded by the coding sequence GTGCAGGCATTAAAAGGACGTGATTTTTTAAGTTTGCTGGATTTAAGCCCAGCAGAACTGGCAGAGTTACTGGAATTGGCGGCTAACATGAAGTCGGGCAAAGTCACTGCCCGATGCGAAAAAATCCTGGGATTGTTGTTTTCCAAGGCATCCACCCGCACGCGGGTCAGCTTTTCGGCGGCGATGTACCAACTGGGGGGTCAAGTGATGGATCTCAACCCGATGGTGACACAGGTGAGTCGGGGGGAACCTTTGCAGGATACGGCGAGAGTTTTAGACCGCTATTTAGATGTGTTGGCCATTCGCACTTTTGCCCAAGCGGATTTGGAAACTTACGCCAAATATGCCGAAATTCCCGTGATTAATGCCCTGACTGATTGGGCTCACCCTTGTCAAGCTTTGGCGGATTTAATGACGATTAAGGAATGCTTTGGCCAATTTAGCGGGGTGACGGTGAGTTATTTCGGCGATGGGAATAATGTGGCTCATTCTTTGATGTTGGGTTGCGCCATGATGGGCATGAATGTGAGAGTGGCGACTCCCCCAGATTATCAGCCCAACGTAGAAGTGGTGGGCAAGGCGAAAACTTTTGCGGGCGATCGCTCGGAAGTGCTTGTGACTACTGATGCGATCGCTGCTGCCAAAGGGGCTCATGTGCTTTATACCGATGTTTGGGCCAGCATGGGGCAAGAGGCAGAAGCAGATAGCCGGATTCCCGTATTCCAACCCTATCAAATTAATTCAGAACTATTAAAGTATGCCGATCCAGAGGCGATCGTCTTGCATTGTTTGCCTGCCCACCGTGGGGAAGAAATTACCGATGCGGTGATCGAGGGCGATCAATCCCGCGTTTGGGATCAGGCAGAAAACCGGATGCACGCCCAAAAAGCTTTGTTAGCCAGTGTTCTCGGTGCGACATTTGAGGGTTAA
- a CDS encoding serine/threonine-protein kinase, with the protein MSLCINPHCQKSQKQIDQGQNLFCDSCGSSLLISDIYRVISKLGHGGCGITYLIDDAGEQYVLKVLHNLDPKAVELFNQEAEVLKKLDHPGIPKVDSSSPFIYRLNNRINSNHPPLNCLIMEYIQGENLYIYLQRRKFEPISEKAALRWLRQLVEILDLVHGANYFHRDIKPANIMLRNNGQLALIDFGTAREETQTYVQKQQGKQVTGIVSSGYTPYEQQDGQAETRSDFFALGRTFVFLLTGQEPANFPASISQGLQWQKSAQGYAQPLRDFIDELMRPDVEARPANTTIILQRLAQLEQELYATKTPNYPLPPVNPPLQIPQPPPTNQPLVNPFQPLTVFNALKNSQGRGIAWVFTFFCIAGYLLSLYWDLTTLIPFDLIAFITLFLWSFLPIFCVNLCVIFEEIRKINKGWLFIYIVFLRIPNFMINYFSIFLMAEPLYSPISDLTATISWVELDSEFLYILIPFFFGLFSVKLYSPLIKQISCYKNNQLDKFTTFRVRLITISLGICFGSLIYLIFHF; encoded by the coding sequence ATGAGTCTATGTATTAATCCCCATTGCCAAAAATCCCAAAAACAAATCGATCAGGGTCAGAACCTTTTTTGCGACTCCTGTGGTTCTTCTCTGCTGATTTCCGATATCTACCGCGTCATCAGTAAATTAGGTCACGGTGGATGTGGCATTACCTATCTAATTGATGATGCCGGGGAACAATATGTTTTAAAAGTTTTACACAATCTCGACCCAAAAGCAGTAGAACTCTTTAATCAAGAAGCCGAGGTTTTAAAGAAACTGGATCATCCGGGGATTCCTAAAGTAGACTCATCCTCTCCATTTATCTATCGTCTTAACAATCGGATTAATAGCAATCATCCACCCCTAAACTGTCTAATTATGGAATACATCCAGGGGGAAAATCTCTATATTTATCTTCAACGACGCAAGTTTGAACCCATTTCCGAAAAAGCCGCCCTACGATGGTTACGGCAGTTAGTTGAGATTCTCGATTTGGTGCATGGGGCGAATTATTTTCATCGAGATATTAAACCCGCTAATATTATGCTCCGTAACAACGGGCAATTAGCCCTGATTGATTTCGGGACAGCACGAGAAGAAACCCAAACCTATGTTCAAAAGCAACAAGGAAAACAGGTGACAGGGATTGTTTCTAGTGGTTATACTCCCTACGAACAGCAAGATGGTCAAGCGGAAACGCGATCGGATTTTTTTGCCTTGGGGCGAACGTTTGTATTTTTACTGACTGGACAAGAACCGGCAAATTTTCCGGCTAGTATCAGTCAAGGTTTACAGTGGCAAAAGTCTGCTCAAGGATATGCTCAACCTTTGCGGGATTTTATTGATGAATTGATGCGGCCTGATGTGGAAGCTCGACCCGCGAATACCACGATTATTTTACAACGACTCGCTCAATTAGAACAAGAATTATATGCCACAAAAACGCCGAATTATCCTCTACCTCCGGTGAATCCACCCCTGCAAATTCCGCAGCCTCCGCCAACCAATCAACCTCTGGTGAATCCTTTTCAGCCATTGACAGTGTTCAATGCGCTAAAAAATTCGCAGGGGAGAGGTATTGCCTGGGTTTTCACTTTCTTTTGTATCGCTGGTTATTTACTGTCTTTATATTGGGATCTCACTACTCTCATTCCTTTCGATTTAATCGCTTTTATCACTTTATTTTTATGGTCATTTTTACCAATATTTTGTGTTAATCTATGTGTGATATTTGAGGAAATTAGGAAAATTAATAAAGGATGGTTGTTTATCTATATTGTTTTTTTGCGTATTCCTAATTTTATGATAAATTATTTCTCAATTTTCCTTATGGCTGAACCGTTGTATAGTCCAATTTCTGATTTAACAGCTACTATTAGCTGGGTAGAATTGGATAGTGAGTTTTTATACATTTTAATTCCCTTTTTCTTTGGGTTATTTTCTGTTAAATTATATTCTCCTCTAATTAAACAAATATCCTGTTATAAAAATAATCAGCTTGACAAGTTCACAACTTTTAGAGTTAGACTAATTACAATTTCTTTAGGGATTTGTTTCGGATCCTTGATTTATCTTATATTTCATTTCTGA